In one window of Macadamia integrifolia cultivar HAES 741 chromosome 2, SCU_Mint_v3, whole genome shotgun sequence DNA:
- the LOC122066910 gene encoding mannosyltransferase APTG1 → MEEKSDLGRLPQILLWLFFLNRLRYSPFSPFPTISEMMMRRRPNTAILLTEEQTENSCHPKGETHHTSTFDLFSSSKRVLAICLAFRVVNSLLVQTYFNPDEHWQALEVSHRLVFGYGHLTWEWKEGIRSYLHPMVFVLLYKVLAFFHLDTPWFMMKAPRMLQSLFSSVGDFYLYKLSRIIFGDRVARWTLFSQFTNWFMFFCFTRTLSNSLETVLMIVSLYYWPCFKGSDQVSVASRKYGLAIAALACALRPTSAIIWLYVGLLELVGTRNRLKFIFLEVAPIGFLVLILTCLLDRLMYGSWVLVPLNFLKFNFLSSGGDYYGTHKWHWYFTQGFPVMLFTFVPFTVAGIFQSKEWKLSGLIAWVLGLYSVLGHKEFRFVLPVLPLALMFSGYSLAAMETPHSSEGKKKRPLNFHVRCPSRMQMAVFFLLATNIPMALYMSLVHQRGSEDVMNFLSKEALDEKVKSILFLMPCHATPYYSTLHYNISMRFLDCSPGAEKGVLDESDRFMMDPAHFVADMAKNWSLPSHIVLFDPQERKLREFLISHSFRELRRFFHAHFKVDRDLQSSVIVYALAG, encoded by the exons ATGGAGGAAAAATCCGATTTGGGGCGTTTACCACAAATTCTTTTATGGCTGTTTTTCCTAAACAGATTGCGttattctccattttctccatttcctACGATCTCAG agatgatgatgaggcGGAGACCCAATACTGCTATTTTACTGACTGAAGAACAAACTGAAAACTCTTGTCATCCAAAAGGAGAAACCCATCATACCTCAAcctttgatttgttttcttcatcAAAGAGAGTTTTAGCAATTTGCTTGGCTTTCCGTGTGGTGAATTCTTTGCTGGTGCAGACATATTTCAACCCAGATGAGCACTGGCAAGCTCTTGAAGTTTCTCATCGCTTAGTCTTTGG ATATGGCCATTTAACATGGGAATGGAAGGAGGGTATTCGTAGTTATCTGCATCCAATGGTTTTTGTGCTTCTTTATAAAGTTCTTGCCTTCTTTCATCTTGATACCCCCTGGTTCATG ATGAAGGCTCCACGTATGCTACAGTCATTATTTTCCTCAGTTGGTGATTTCTACTTGTACAAGCTTTCCCGTATTATTTTTGGTGATCGTGTTGCACGGTGGACT CTCTTTTCTCAGTTCACAAACTGGTTTATGTTTTTCTGTTTCACTCGAACCTTATCGAATAGCTTGGAGACAGTCCTTATGATCGTCAGCCTATACTATTGGCCCTGTTTCAAGGGTTCTGACCAAGTTTCTGTTGCTTCAAGAAAGTATGGTTTGGCCATAGCAGCACTAGCCTGTGCTCTTCGACCAACAAGTGCTATCATATGGTTATATGTTGGCCTTTTGGAGCTGGTTGGAACACGCAATAGACTGAAATTCATATTCCTTGAGGTAGCCCCTATAGG GTTCTTGGTGCTAATCCTCACGTGTTTATTGGATCGGTTGATGTATGGCTCGTGGGTCTTGGTTCCTCTTAATTTTCTGAAGTTCAACTTTCTCTCTTCGGGTGGCGACTATTATGGGACGCACAAGTGGCACTGGTACTTCACCCAGGGCTTTCCTGTCATGCTCTTCACTTTTGTGCCATTTACTGTAGCTGGCATCTTTCAATCTAAAGAATGGAAGCTTTCTGGTCTGATTGCATGGGTTTTGGGACTTTACAGTGTGCTTGGTCACAAAGAATTCAG GTTTGTCCTTCCTGTGCTTCCGTTGGCTTTGATGTTTTCTGGATATTCATTAGCTGCAATGGAAACTCCTCATTCTTCAGAGGGTAAAAAGAAAAGACCACTGAATTTCCACGTTAGATGTCCTTCGAGAATGCAGATGGctgtattttttcttcttgcaacTAATATCCCGATGGCATTATATATGAGTTTAGTCCATCAG AGAGGAAGCGAAGATGTTATGAACTTTTTATCCAAAGAAGCTCTTGATGAGAAAGTGAAGAGTATCCTTTTCTTAATGCCCTGTCATGCCACACCTTACTACTCGACCCTACATTACAACATTTCCATGCGTTTCTTGGATTGCTCTCCAGG TGCAGAGAAAGGAGTTTTAGATGAGTCAGACCGCTTCATGATGGATCCAGCTCATTTTGTGGCTGATATGGCAAAGAATTGGTCTTTACCTAGTCACATAGTATTATTTGATccacaagaaagaaaattgagaGAATTTCTAATTTCACATTCTTTTAGAGAG TTAAGGAGGTTTTTTCATGCACACTTCAAGGTGGACCGGGATCTTCAATCATCAGTTATTGTATATGCTTTGGCTGGATGA
- the LOC122090547 gene encoding photosystem II 22 kDa protein, chloroplastic, with translation MAQTMMLMSGLTGRVVDFKRDPLLQLQIQRLRSKQFSHLLLSSISPSSSSSSSTTSTTIIALFKSKTKAPAKKDPKPKPKPKVEDGLFGTSGGIGFTKENELFVGRVAMIGFAASLLGEGITGKGILAQLNLETGVPIYEAEPLLLFFILFTLLGAIGALGDRGKFVDDPPTGLEKAVIPPGRGLRSALGLKEEGPLFGFTKANELFVGRLAQLGFAFSLIGEIITGKGALAQLNIETGVPLNELEPLVLFNVAFFLFAALNPGSGKFFLTDADEE, from the exons ATGGCTCAAACTATGATGCTAATGTCAGGTCTCACTGGTCGTGTGGTTGATTTTAAGAGAGATCCTTTACTACAATTGCAAATCCAAAGACTTCGTTCCAAGCAATTCTCTCATCTCTTGCTCTCTTCAATTagtccttcttcatcttcttcctcttctactACTTCAACTACTATTATTGCTCTCTTCAAATCAAAAACCAAGGCACCAGCCAAgaag GACccaaagccaaagccaaagccGAAGGTTGAAGATGGTTTATTTGGGACATCAGGAGGCATTGGTTTTACTAAAGAGAATGAACTATTTGTGGGTCGTGTCGCCATGATTGGCTTCGCC GCATCTTTGCTGGGAGAAGGAATTACTGGGAAGGGAATTCTAGCACAGTTGAACCTAGAAACTGGAGTTCCTATTTATGAAGCGGAGCCACTTCtgctcttcttcatcctctttaCCCTCCTTGGAGCAATTGGAGCATTAGGTGATCGAGGTAAATTTGTTGATGACCCTCCCACTGGACTTGAAAAGGCTGTGATCCCACCAGGAAGAGGTCTCAGATCAGCTTTAGGCCTTAAAGAAGAAG GTCCTCTATTCGGATTTACAAAGGCGAACGAGCTTTTCGTAGGAAGATTAGCTCAGTTGGGATTTGCTTTCTCTTTAATTGGAGAGATTATAACAGGAAAGGGTGCTCTAGCACAGTTGAACATTGAGACTGGAGTCCCTCTGAATGAACTTGAACCACTGGTGTTGTTCAATGTTGCCTTCTTCCTCTTTGCTGCATTGAATCCTGGTTCTGGTAAGTTTTTCTTAACAGATGCAGATGAAGAGTAG